TAGGCCGAAAAAAAGGGGCCGGATGAAGGGGAAAGCCAAAGGCTTTCACTCATCCGGCCCCTTTTATTTCGGGCGAAAGCGGGATTCCCAAGGGCCTCGTCCTTGGGCGGGGTCAAGGGGCGGCGCCCCTTGCAGAGCACGAGACGGAGTCTCGTATCACCCCACCCACCCTAAAAAAAATAACACGCTCTTCTATACCTTACTCATCAGCCTGAGGCTTTTCTTTCTTTTGAGTTTTAGACTTGCTTGGCCGAAAGAGCGGAGGGCGAGGAGGGACGACGCAGTCGGTGTCGTTCGGGTGAGAAGAACACTCGAGGAGGTTCTCAGCGAGCCAGAAGCTGACACTGAGGGCGATAATAACGGCGCCTGTTCCCCAGATGTACTCAGAGGAGACCTTTGAATAGTCAAAAATGATGACTTTTCGTGCGGCAGCCATAAGCGCAGTAGCGAGAACGAGCCGAACGTGAATGACTTCATCCTGCAGATATAAGATGATGTTGAGAAATATTTCGATAGCGATGAGGACGGCGAGAAAAGCGGCGAAGGTGTCCAGGATGTCGTTCAGGTTAAGGAGGTAAAAGGGCGGCTCCTTAATTTTCTGATAAAGTACGAGAAGGACGTCAAAGACGCCCCAGACGATAACGAGGGTCATGAGGATCGCGAGGGCGCGGACAGCTTGACGGATTATTTTGGAGAGGAAGATAATAAGTGGTTCTTCTCCGAGAAAGTGAGTGTCGAAGCCTTCTGATTCACCGTGAAAGACGCGCATTCTTTTGTTCGGCATCGGGGCCAACCTCCTGAGTGGGGGATCGTAGTATGGTGTAACTATAGCGTGAACTTGCAAGAGAGAAAAGAGGCGTAATGCGAGGTGCATGCGCTTGCAGGATCTGGCGGAGGCCTTTATAGCTTGAGGAAAAGCAAAGAACTCCTGTGAAAATTGGAGGACATGGAGAAAGATATGGATATTTTCAAAAAATTAATGATGGCGTGTTTGCTTCTGGCGTTGCCGTTGCAGCAGGGATGTGCAGTACTTGCTGCAGGTGCTGTAGCAGGTGGAGGAACGTACGTGTATACAACGGGGCAGCTTGTACGGACGTATAATGCAAGCCTTGATACGAGCTACGAAGCAACGGTGCGTGCTGCTCGTCGCCTGAACTTAAAGGTGAATGACCGGGTACTGAATTTGAGTAGTGCTTCCGTGAATGGCCATGATAAGGACAGACGTTTCTGGATTTCGTTGAAATCGGAAAATCCACGAGTGACGAAAATCAGTGTTCGCGTTGGCGTGCTGGGAGACGAGGCTGCATCACGGAGAATCCATGAAGCGATAGCCCGTAGTCTGTAGAAAAAGAGAGAGAATGAAGCCCCTCATAGTTGGTGAGGGGCTTTTTTTGTGCAAAAAAGTGTGCAATCTTGTGCAGTAAGGAAGAAGTGGAGGGAATTGCACAGTTGCACAGATGTGCGCAGGATTGCACAAAAATATGAAAAGAAAACAGAAAAAGAAGAAATATTTGTAAGTATCTGAAAAAATTCATGTCCAAGAAAAATTTTAAAGATGGAATGAATTTGGAATCTTACGTATAATATAAGAACTCAGATATCCATCTCGCTGTAATCTTTGGAATGTTCTGTGCAAAATGCGGTCAGAAAGAAAATCGAAAAGCCGACCGTCATCTTCTGAGAAGCGACAGAAAAGTGATGTTCCCCTTTGAATAGAATTGCATTTCTGGTAGAATCCAAGAGTGGAGCCGTGTCTGGCAATGGCGTCTCCCTAGGGCGTCGCCGAGGATGAATTACAAAGAACGAGGAGTGAGACATTATGATTCGGATGAGAATGAAATCGTTGGTCACACTGGCATTCGTCGGCGTGTTCCTGATGTGCATTGCGAGCGTCGCAAGTGCACGGGTAGAGCTTGTGCCTAAGGCAGATAGCTTCACCCTGTTCCAGGACTATTCCGGCTCAATGGCAATGAAGCATCAGGATCTTGGTGAAGAGAAGATCGTGCTTGCAAAGCATTTCCTGCAGCGGTTCAACGAAAACGTACCGGACCGCGATTATGAAGCACGTTTCTACACCAGCTCCCCATACAAATGGATGCTTGGTGGCAAATATGACCGAGATATCATGGGTCGCACCATTGATAAGCTCAACACTGGTTACACAGTTTCCAACCGTCTGACCGCTCTTGGTCGTGACATGGGCAAGCT
This sequence is a window from Desulfobaculum bizertense DSM 18034. Protein-coding genes within it:
- a CDS encoding phosphate-starvation-inducible PsiE family protein, encoding MPNKRMRVFHGESEGFDTHFLGEEPLIIFLSKIIRQAVRALAILMTLVIVWGVFDVLLVLYQKIKEPPFYLLNLNDILDTFAAFLAVLIAIEIFLNIILYLQDEVIHVRLVLATALMAAARKVIIFDYSKVSSEYIWGTGAVIIALSVSFWLAENLLECSSHPNDTDCVVPPRPPLFRPSKSKTQKKEKPQADE
- a CDS encoding DUF3568 family protein; amino-acid sequence: MDIFKKLMMACLLLALPLQQGCAVLAAGAVAGGGTYVYTTGQLVRTYNASLDTSYEATVRAARRLNLKVNDRVLNLSSASVNGHDKDRRFWISLKSENPRVTKISVRVGVLGDEAASRRIHEAIARSL